In the genome of Pseudomonas sp. LBUM920, one region contains:
- a CDS encoding low molecular weight protein-tyrosine-phosphatase translates to MEVLFVCLGNICRSPTAEGVLRHKLREAGLAGQVEVASASTGEWHVGNPPDQRSQRAALLRGYDLSAQRAQQVSRADFARYDLILAMDHSNLRNLKALHPGQGKAELDLFLRRFESEVDEVPDPYYEGEQGFERVLDLIERACDLLVIELKGRL, encoded by the coding sequence ATGGAGGTTCTGTTTGTCTGCCTGGGCAACATCTGTCGTTCGCCCACCGCCGAGGGCGTATTGCGCCATAAACTGCGCGAAGCGGGCTTGGCAGGCCAGGTCGAAGTGGCGTCTGCGAGCACCGGTGAATGGCATGTCGGCAACCCGCCGGACCAGCGTAGCCAGCGTGCGGCGTTGCTGCGCGGGTATGATCTGTCGGCTCAGCGTGCCCAACAGGTCTCGCGTGCCGACTTCGCGCGTTATGACCTGATTCTGGCCATGGACCACAGCAACCTGCGCAACCTCAAGGCGCTGCACCCCGGGCAGGGTAAAGCAGAGCTGGACTTGTTCCTGCGCCGTTTTGAGTCTGAAGTGGACGAGGTGCCAGACCCTTACTACGAAGGTGAACAAGGCTTTGAACGGGTTCTTGACCTGATCGAGCGCGCCTGTGATTTATTGGTGATCGAATTGAAGGGGCGGTTATGA
- the kdsB gene encoding 3-deoxy-manno-octulosonate cytidylyltransferase produces MTTAFTVVIPSRYASTRLPGKPLQLIGNKPMIQLVWEQACKSSAERVVVATDDPRIIEACKGFGAEAVLTREDHNSGTDRLAEVATQLGLAADAIVVNVQGDEPLIPPSVIDQVAANLAAHGEARMATLAEPIEDIDTLFNPNVVKVVSDINGLALTFSRSTLPWARDAFAKRRDVLPEGVPYRRHIGIYAYRAGFLHDFVSWGPCWLENTESLEQLRALWHGVRIHVGDALEAPPAGVDTHEDLERVRRLLGA; encoded by the coding sequence ATGACCACCGCCTTTACCGTTGTCATTCCTTCGCGCTACGCATCGACCCGCTTGCCGGGTAAGCCGCTGCAATTGATCGGCAACAAGCCGATGATCCAGTTGGTGTGGGAGCAGGCCTGCAAAAGCAGCGCCGAACGGGTCGTGGTGGCCACCGATGACCCGCGCATCATCGAGGCCTGCAAAGGTTTTGGCGCTGAAGCGGTGTTGACCCGCGAAGACCACAATTCCGGCACCGACCGCCTGGCCGAAGTCGCCACACAGCTCGGCTTGGCGGCGGATGCAATTGTAGTCAACGTGCAGGGCGACGAGCCATTGATCCCGCCGAGTGTGATCGATCAGGTCGCCGCCAACCTGGCTGCCCATGGCGAAGCGCGCATGGCGACCCTGGCCGAGCCTATTGAAGACATCGACACCCTGTTCAACCCGAACGTGGTCAAGGTGGTCAGCGACATCAATGGACTGGCGCTGACCTTCAGCCGCTCGACCCTGCCCTGGGCGCGCGATGCGTTTGCCAAGCGCCGCGACGTCTTGCCGGAGGGCGTGCCTTACCGCCGCCACATCGGTATCTATGCCTATCGCGCAGGTTTCCTGCATGACTTTGTCAGCTGGGGCCCGTGCTGGTTGGAAAACACCGAATCTCTGGAGCAACTGCGTGCCTTGTGGCATGGCGTGCGTATCCATGTAGGCGACGCGCTGGAAGCACCGCCGGCCGGTGTCGATACTCACGAAGACCTTGAGCGCGTCCGGCGCCTGCTGGGGGCCTGA
- a CDS encoding Trm112 family protein, which produces MDTKLLDILACPICKGPLKLSADKTELISKGAGLAYPIRDGIPVMLESEARTLTTDERLDK; this is translated from the coding sequence ATGGACACCAAACTGCTCGACATCCTCGCTTGCCCGATCTGCAAAGGCCCGCTCAAGCTAAGCGCCGACAAAACCGAGCTGATCAGCAAAGGCGCCGGCCTGGCTTACCCGATCCGCGATGGCATCCCGGTGATGCTGGAGAGTGAAGCCCGTACCCTGACCACCGATGAGCGTCTGGATAAATGA